ACATTGCCTAAAATGAATTGCTGCTTTAATTCACCAACTGTGTTTAAATGAGAGGCAATGAGGGACATTGGTGAAACATATATGATAGCAACATATATGATTAAAGTGTAGAGCAGTTTATGGGTATTCGCTATTCACCGATGGATTCATGGGTTGGAAGTGTATTTCGTGATAGAAGCATCACGTGTGCTCTGTTTCAGCTTCGCTATTGCCGCTCGCTGGGTACCTTCTAGAACGAAGAGAAATTGATGATCGAGCGACACGATGCGTCGGTGATTGAATCATGTCCATGCACTCCTCCATCTTCCCTCATGTCCCAGCCAGCAAAACATGATTAATGTTGCATAGCATTTACTTCTATTGCACGCGTTTTGAGCGTGGCCTCGTTGTTGTCAGAGACATTTTGTCTCACCCTTATATGGGAGCGTGTTGGTTCGCTGATTCATCGGTAAATTTCTTATCCTGCACGCGACGAGTCGCTACTATGACGCCATGCATGGTACGAAACGCTTCGGGTTGCAATTGAACTGTGTGTGTCACATTTTGTGCCGAACATGGCGATTTTGCGCCTTAATCCATCGTCCTGGACAAACTATCTCTATCCGAAGTCCGGTCTAATGTATTACTCTGTTTGACTTCAATCATGGTGTCCCCGGAGAAGCTTGATGGTTTGTTTTGACAAAATAATGTCACTTTCATCGAGTTATAATTGTGTTTGCTCCACACACAGCGATGCACGCAAAAGCGGCGGGATTGGGGGGGCCGTCCGGCCCTCATAATGTCCTTTCTCTTCGTGGATCCGAGCTCAACCGCGGGGTTTTGTAGTTTCATGCTGTCACTGAATAGGGGGGTTCCGTTACAGAGACAAACAGTTATTAAGCCAAACCTACTCTCCATTTAGTTACGCCGTGGCCATGAGCAGGTGGCATGAGTTGGACTTTTGTTTTCCATATCGATAACAAACGTGGTACATTTTGTGGTGAAGAATTGTTTTTCCTCTGAGTGAACCTAACGTGAACGTACAATAACACCCGGGACTAATACTAGCCAAACCGATGGTGTAGAAAAGTGAGATGATCAAATCATCACAATCACCTTTTTACCACAACTTCCATTGCCAATGCTGCACCCTCCCGTCGTGTGTGCGTCGACCTATGGCTTGTGATTAGGGCCTGGTGATTGATTTTATAGAAACATTTCCCTCACACAACACTAAACTCGAATGGATAATGGGTATTTGTCTAGATACAGGTAAGTGCACAGCAAAGTAAACATCGTTAGCAACACAGTTCGCGAGGTTCCAGCGCCAAATCAACGCCGGAAATAATCCCGGTGTCATTTgaaactgtgttttttttgttctacaaTCATAAGCAACTTTGTCGATTCgcctttttctcatttttccaccgcaccaccggaaATGTTgtgcagaaaaaaacaacagtgcGTCCGACATAGAGGACCCAGACTGGAAGGGTGGAGGAGGCCAGGGATCACGTTCTGCGGTGGTGCGCACTCCGATGAGCGCCAGCAACGGCATGCAGAACACCGGGAAGGTGAAATTCGATCCACCCAAAGTGCCCGTCATTTTTGTCCTAGGTACTGGATGCAATTGTGATAATTCATGAAATTTAAATTGGTCATTGGGGTGCAGAGGTCATTCACAACCTCCTTCTTATCGTATTCCGTGCAGGTGGCCCCGGTAGTGGTAAAGTGACACACTGCGATACTCTGATGCAGGAGCGACGCGGTGTAACGCATATCAACATGATGGACCTGCTTCAGCAGTACGCCATCGGCAATGGTAAGTCCACGAGGGATACCGTGGGTTGGTTACGTTCTCCCGTGAACAAAGACCATCCTGCGGTCGCAAGATGGAGACAGGTGATTTCCTAACTGCCATAAATGATCAAGTAATTTCATGAATAAATTCCAAAACAGACAGTGCAGTCAAGTAAGCGGGGAAAGGAAGGTTTAGCGTGATAATAGGATCGTGAAGATAGCACCAAATGGAGCGGGCAAAGCCGCGGAACAAAATCAATAATACCCCATCCCCTTCTTCACGAACGGTCGCGTAATTATTATTCGACGCTTTGACGACATCTTGCGCCTCACTGTGCGGTTCAACGTCATCTATTTCGTTCCCGGTGAGCGACCGATTGGCCGTTCCGGCAATTTGCCCGGCGAATTGTCATACCCAATCCCCCAATCATGCGCCAACCGTTGGTAGTCCGCAAAAGGGGAATGGGGGACTCGATGTTCTGTGCTATCCTTGGCACGAGATAATTGCGACATGAACATTTCATGGTGAGGTCCGTTCTATGCTGCCATATGGCCGTATCGTACCGTGACCAATGCTGGTCACGCGGGttccttcgatcgatttccgaTAGCCCTTGATTGGCCCCTCCGACTAGGGTAGGTTGGTTGAAGGTaggaaaacaaattcaaagCGAAACCGATGGGAAacaagacagcagcagcagcagcagcagcagcaagacaGTAGTAAACCccaccggtggtcccggttccTATGTTCCGGCTTGataaattaatcaaatattGATTAAGGTCAAATAGCGCACACAACGCAATCATTTAACCGAAGCGCTACATTACCATATACCGGATGTCGGGGATCAGATGCTCGTACTAGCAGGGTGTTTCGCGTTCTACTGTATGCTATAGATCCATGTGTTCTTGAAGTCTGAAGGATTCGACAAAGAGGTACAGGCCAGCAGTGCTAACTGGACCGCTTTTCTCGTTATCCAGATATGCAGGACTTTTCCCAGCTATCTTCGAGAACGGTGACGGAGGTGCTGAtgctcgaaatgaaaatgtcgCCAGCTGCCAAAACCTACCTGGTCTCCGGATACCCACGATCGATGCGGGACGTCGTCGAGTACTCCGAAAAGGTAAGTAACCTATGGTGCCGTAATGGCTTGCACGTGATCACTCATCCTTGTACTTGTGCCACTTGCAACCCGCGCGCGACCGAGAAGATTCAGGTCATCAACGGTGTCATACTGATATCCTGGCGGCAGGCGGTACTGCAGAAACAAATAGACTATGGTGCCAAGCTGGGCCACGTTGTGCTGTCGTTGGCCAAAATGGAGCTGGAGAACTTCTTCAAAAACGTCATGCCAGTCGCGGACTACTTCGATCAGAGCGATATGCTGATTGCGGTAATAGAAGGGGGCGCGAGAGTGGCCGGTGCGTACCGCGGCTCGGCGGTTCCTGTTTTAACGGAATTCCTTCTCCCCTCCTCTCACTCCGCACTTCCAGATCAATGGTGAACGATCGCCATCGGAAGTGTACAAAGACTTTCGCACCGCGGTACTAGACATACTCGGTGCGCAAGAAAATCAGGAAGCACTGTTAAACGGAGTCGCAGGTATGGGCAGGGGCGTAGATGACATACCCGGCAGTATAGTTAGTGTAGACACGGCACCTAGTCAACCTAAGGTCATTGCAGCTCCATCACATCAAGTAGAATTAAACCATACTCGTACGCCTCCGCCCGTTACTGCGGCCCGCCCGTCGGCCGATCGGATGACGCGACCGACGTCACACGGTCTGCTGCAACGCCAGCAGTCTCGCACCAGCTTGCGCCAGATGGTACGCCACGATGACACCAGCGAGACGGCCTCAACGGTCGGCTTCGCTGAGCTCGAACCCGATCGTATCCAGTCGATCCGGCATGGCCGTGTTCCACCGGTCATCTGGGTGATCGGTGGGCCGGGCAGCAATAAGGCCACCCTGTGTCTGAAGGTAGTTGGACTAAACCCCGGTTGGGGTCACTTTAGGTAAGCGTAACCATCATCCTACAACAAAACTACAGTCACTGCATCCATTGCAATGTCCTTCTCGTTTACAGTGTTGGTAGATCGTTGCGCGCCCTGGCTGAGTCGGGACCAAGGGTTGGGTCCGATAATTATGCGGTCAAGGAAGCAATTACCGCCGGCGAGATGGTCCCGAAAAAGTCGCTTAACGGATTGATCGAGAATCAGCTGTTACAACTGGGCGATAGGCGTGGTATTATCATCGATGGATATCCTCGGGACATGGAGCAAGTGGCGGACTTTGAGCGAAAGGTACGGGAATCGCCGAAATACGCGTCGCAACCGTTGGTGCACCTCATTCTAATGCGGCACTTCTCTTATCGTAGtttaaacaaaaacctccCGTAATTCTGCTGGACTGCTCGAAGCTGCAGTTGGGACGTGGGCGACTGGATGATACCGTTTCCTCCTTCCGGCGACGTTTGGAGCTGTTCCGAGAGCTTACGCTGCCGATGCTGAAAGAGATGGATACGGCTGGCAGGCTTACCATCGTAAGTAGTACCGTCACAATCGTCCTTTATCCCGTTCAGCCGGCCAATGCCAAAGGGGAAGGTTCTAGGCCGCCCGGGCCAGTGCCCACGTTTAGCACATAAAAATTGCCTGTTGTCACCACCAAATACCTCTCACCTACGCGCTTCTGTCGTTGGTAAAAAAAGAAGCCTAATAAGTTAATTTCATCAATCCATTATTAATCAGCCAAACTGTGTCATTGAAGTTTCGGCACCAAGGAACGGAACCTCATGCTCATGGCGTCATTTGTTTCCGTGTGTTAGTCTGTTTGTACTGCGCTTATGTTTCCATTATTTACCACACTCAGGGCTACCGTTTCGAATTAGCTATCCTTGAAGGAATTAGTGTAGTGCGCAGCTGGAACTCACAGCCACATTTACCAttgtttcctcctcctcctcttcctccccctcgTTCATTGAAGGTTGACGGTGACACGGACAGTCCGTCGGTGCAGCGTGAGTTCGAACGAATCGTGCGCGTCAATATAGAGCGAGTGTTGAACTCTGGCCTCGGCAGTGACTCCGCCAAGGATAGGGAAGCTCCGGCGGCGGTGCAAATAGGCAGCTTTAAGAACGTACTACATCGAACCCAGCAGCACGCATCGAGCGTCGATGCGATCGTACAGGATCTGGACACTGATATGCCAGGTGCGGTACCGACGATAAGCCACCATGTTAGTCTGGCGAATGGCCATCTGCCGGGCAATGGTAAGGCAGGATCCGGGGCAGGAAGTGGCAAAAATGGATTCATCCCCAATGGGCGACCAAACTTTCGTAACATGCTCGAGGAAGCGGACAGCTATCCCATCGATTCACACATCTAACATCGTGACCGGGCGTTGAATTAGGGTTAATGGGAGATTCTTGCACCTAGGGGCTCGGTAGTATTTTTTAGAACAAACCCATTTTTAGTACAGTACAATTGAATTCGAGAGCCTTGGACCGGGTCGGTGTTAGGCATGCGTTTGGCAACCAAGTGCGAAGAGGTGTGAATGAGTAACAGCTTTAATAATGAGGAAAAAGAGTGATCTGATGCGTTGACTTTCTACATCTTGGCATTGTGCCAAAGGTATGTGCAATCGAAGCGAGTGTTAAAGCTATGAAGGACCGATAGAGCTAGGCAAAACGGACGAACACGACACATAATGGTGGCAATAGGGCAATAGTTGATCATTTTGTTGGCACTTTTGCGATTGTATGGATGAACGGGAGTAGAAAATGCTGCCAGCAAAATCAATGATGGCTGCTCAGTAGCTGAGTATGGTTTGAGTTAGGTTTCACGTTTTCTGGTAGAGTTCTACATCATCACAGGACTTCACATTGTGTTATTTTGTAACGCCAGCAAAGCAATCGAACGCGCCGCCGTAAGGACACTACCGTACATTgttgaaataaaacaattagCGCATTACGTTTTTTCATTagaaatttgtttgttttattattctttaACGATGACATTTCACCATTGATGTAATCTCCGCCAGAACACTACACATGAGTCATAACTTTCTATAGAATGCGTAATATGCGCATATTCTCATTGTGGTCTATCAAGGGGAGAGACACTAGATAATTCCGCAGTTGATGCGACGCTCTTACATTCGAAATGCTCACTCCACACGGTCCTTTTCACTCTCAGTGCTCTACCGAACGACTAGTAGTATCTGTAGTAGTACTATCGCGACAGTGTCAATACGATTCCTCTCGCTGGTTTATGCTGGTGAGAGAAGAGACACATTTTGCAACCGAGAGCATGGTTACTCTCGCATAGCCTCTCCTAGGCTCATTGAGAGACACAGCCTGTGATGCGCTATTCGAGAATATCGATGTAAACAAAGCTTCCCACCCGATCCAGTTCTGCACTCGGATATCAGTTGATTGCAATGGTTGGTAGAATAGTAGTGGCTTAACATCTGCATTAAGTTCTAGTTCTTTTATAAACGAGTGATTGTAGCTGTTCTAATATAAAGGTGTGTCCTGAACAAAGTTCATGGAAAACATTTGTATGCTTTGGATACCCCCAAACGGCGAAGGACGAAGCATTACAGTGAAAGCTTCGCGTTGCTGATGTCATTTCTTCTTCGTGAATTGTTTGTGTTCAAGAGAGTAGCGAGTGTAAATGGAATGGATGCTCCCATCCTTTATGCTTACCGCCATAAAAACTGTCAGCAACTGTTCTGCTTCGTCCCGCTCGCTGGTCATTGTGGAAGAAAGACGCGAATGGCCTTGAAAAcggtttaccattcataattgAATCTTGCCTCAACGCAACGTCTATTTGTACGAGGCTAATGGATCATGTGACCGTGTTAATGACTTTTCGAACTGTCCTTTCACATGGGCGTATGCTATTGATTGGATGAATAATAGTAGCTGAAATGTGATCGGAACGCCAACATCTGTTGAAAAGTTGCACATGAGCTGTTTGGTTTAAATCATATCATATCACGCTCGTTAGCATAACGCTCCCGCAGTGTTACGCAATGGCCAGTGTTTTATGAATAGAGGCAACAGGAAACTCTCACTTGTCTCGTATGGATGATAATAAAATCATCGCTGTACCTTTGTCATTCCAGTCTAACAAATACACTCGCACGGATCGCTCTGTTCGATAATTAAAATCGCGACGCGAACACCAACACCTAATCAGGCAGCGTCAACGGCACGCACTGCTACATGCTAAAACCACCCATTGACTGACCGACCGTTtgagaaataaaaataaaacaaaccgccaaccacaccccccccccccccctcccatctGCTAAGGTAGATCAGTGATCAGCCGGCTCAACTCAGAAGCGTGATCAGTAGGCGCGCAGTGCAcacgcagcggcagcagcatcactgtCTTTGCACGCGATAATAATTCACGCTCACTACcacgacgcacgcacgcaattgGCGAGTGGCGTCGAACTAAGTACACGCGGTACACCGACTAAACCCAATCTAGCACCTCACCCCCTACTGCACCCCCGGAGACCACCGgtcatcgtttgtttgtgagTGTGCGAATATTGTTGGCCTCACGTGTGCTGGTTGAGATCCGATCCGCTTAGAAGCTCGCGCTCAACCGCTAGCGCTAGTTAGTATTACTTGTGGATTTCGTGCAGCAAGCTAGTCTCATAAAGTTCGTCATAATGGTGAGTGCGCTGAGGGTCTGGGTCTGAAACAAATTGTGGATCTTTTCCTTGCTCGCTTGACTCACGGCCCATCTCATCACGGTCCATTAGTGTGAATAATTGTGAATCTTTCATCCAGCTGTCCCCTACATTCaccgtgtgtacgtgttttCTATCTGCCCCAAGAATGACTTTTTCCAGAGTGTAAAAACTGTGTTGGTATGATCTTCTTTCCAATATT
The sequence above is a segment of the Anopheles darlingi chromosome 2, idAnoDarlMG_H_01, whole genome shotgun sequence genome. Coding sequences within it:
- the LOC125959605 gene encoding uncharacterized protein LOC125959605, yielding MGICLDTEKNNSASDIEDPDWKGGGGQGSRSAVVRTPMSASNGMQNTGKVKFDPPKVPVIFVLGGPGSGKVTHCDTLMQERRGVTHINMMDLLQQYAIGNDMQDFSQLSSRTVTEVLMLEMKMSPAAKTYLVSGYPRSMRDVVEYSEKIQVINGVILISWRQAVLQKQIDYGAKLGHVVLSLAKMELENFFKNVMPVADYFDQSDMLIAINGERSPSEVYKDFRTAVLDILGAQENQEALLNGVAGMGRGVDDIPGSIVSVDTAPSQPKVIAAPSHQVELNHTRTPPPVTAARPSADRMTRPTSHGLLQRQQSRTSLRQMVRHDDTSETASTVGFAELEPDRIQSIRHGRVPPVIWVIGGPGSNKATLCLKVVGLNPGWGHFSVGRSLRALAESGPRVGSDNYAVKEAITAGEMVPKKSLNGLIENQLLQLGDRRGIIIDGYPRDMEQVADFERKFKQKPPVILLDCSKLQLGRGRLDDTVSSFRRRLELFRELTLPMLKEMDTAGRLTIVDGDTDSPSVQREFERIVRVNIERVLNSGLGSDSAKDREAPAAVQIGSFKNVLHRTQQHASSVDAIVQDLDTDMPGAVPTISHHVSLANGHLPGNGKAGSGAGSGKNGFIPNGRPNFRNMLEEADSYPIDSHI